CAGTCTCGAGGAGATCCGCCGATTCCGGCCGAGTCCCGAGTTCGCCGCCCAAGCGGTCGCCGGCCCCGAGCTGGCCGAGGCCGCATCCGCCGACCGCCTCGCCTTCTGGGCCGACCAGGCGCGGTCGCTGCTCACCTGGAGCACGCCCTTCACCCGCACGCTCGACTGGTCGAACCCGCCGTTCGCCAAGTGGTTCGACGACGGGGAGCTCAACGTCGCGGCCAACTGCCTCGACCGCCACGTCGAGGCGGGCAACGGCGACCGCGTCGCCCTGTACTTCGAGGGCGAGCCCGGCGACAGCCGCGCCATCACCTACGCCGAGCTCACCGCGGAGGTGAAGCGCGCCGCAAACGTGCTGATCGGCCTGGGCGTGAAGCCCGGTGACCGCGTCGCCGTCTACCTGCCGCTCATCCCCGAGGCCGTGATCGCGATGCTCGCGATCGCACGTGTCGGCGCCATCCACTCGGTCGTGTTCGGCGGCTTCAGCGCGGACAGCCTCGCCTCGCGAATCGACGACGCCGAGGCATCCGTCGTCATCACCGCCGACGGCGGGTACCGCAAGGGCAAGGTCTTCCCGCTGAAGCCCACCGTCGACGAGGCCGTCGCGAAGTCGGCCGGGTCGGTCGGGCACGTGCTCGTCGTGCGCCGCGGCGAGAACGAGGTCGACTGGGTCGAGGGCCGCGACCACTGGTGGCACGAGCTCGCGGCGGAGGCCTCCGACGAGCACGAGGCGCCCGCGTTCAACGCCGAGCACCCCCTGTTCATCCTCTACACCTCGGGCACGACCGGGAAGCCGAAGGGCATCCTGCACACCTCGGGCGGCTACCTCACCCAGGCGGCGTTCACGCACAGGAACGTGTTCGACCTGCACCCCGAGCGCGACGTCTACTGGTGCACCGCCGACGTCGGCTGGATCACCGGCCACTCGTACGTCGTCTACGGGCCGCTCGCCAACGGCGCGACCCAGGTCATCTACGAGGGCACGCCGGACACGCCGCATCCGGGTCGCTGGTGGGAGATCATCGAGAAGTACGGCGTCACGATCTTCTACACGGCGCCGACCGCGATCCGGTCGTTCATGAAGGCCGGCCGGCAGATCCCGCAGTCGTTCAACCTGCGCACGCTGCGGGTGCTCGGCTCCGTGGGCGAGCCGATCAACCCCGAGGCGTGGATCTGGTACCGGCACGTCATCGGCGGCGGCTCGATCCCGGTCGTCGACACCTGGTGGCAGACCGAGACGGGCGCGATCATGATCTCGGCGCTGCCCGGCATCACCGACCTCAAGCCCGGCAGCGCGCAGGTTCCCGTGCCGGGCATCTCGATCGACGTGCTGACCGACGAGGGCGACCCCGTCGACGGCACCTCGGGCGGGCTACTCACCGTCACCGAGCCGTGGCCGAGCATGCTCCGGGGCATCTGGGGCGACCCCGAGCGGTTCCAGGAGACCTACTGGGCGAAGTTCGGCGACCGGTACTTCGCCGGCGACGGCGCGCGCCGCGATGAGGACGGAGACATCTGGTTGCTCGGCCGGGTCGACGACGTCATGAACGTCTCGGGCCACCGCCTCTCGACCGCCGAGATCGAGTCGTCGCTCGTCGCGCATCCGCTCACCGCGGAGGCGGCGGTCGTCGGCGCGTCCGACGAGACAACCGGCCAGGCGGTCGTCGCGTTCGTGATCCTCAAGGACCGGCAGGTCTCGGCGGCGAGCGACACCGAGGCGACGAGCCAGGAGCTCCGCGCGCACGTCGCCAAGGAGATCGGTGCGATCGCCAGGCCCCGTCAGGTGTTCATCGTGAACGAGCTGCCGAAGACGCGCTCGGGCAAGATCATGCGGCGACTGCTGCGCGATCTCGCCGAGGGCCGCGAGGTCGGCGACACCACGACGCTCGCCGACACGTCGATCATGGAGATCATCAGCGCGCAGGTGCGCTGATCACGGTGCGGGGCGGATGCCGCGAGCCGGCGTCCGCCCTCCCCCACCGGGTGCGGGCGGCGTGCCGCTACGCGAACTCGACGACGAGCTCGACCTCGACCGGCGAGTCGAGCGGCAGCACGGGCACGCCGACGGCCGAGCGCGCGTGACGGCCGGCATCGCCGAAGACCTCGCCGAGCAGCTCGGACGCGCCGTTGATCACGCCGGGCTGCCCGGTGAACGACGGGTCGGATGCCACGAAGCCGGTGACCTTCACGACGCGCGTGACCCGGTCGAGCGACCCGATGACCGACTCGGCGGCGGCGAGCGCGTTGAGGATGCAGGTGCGGGCGTAGCCCTTCGCGGCATCCGCATCGACCTGCCCCTCGCCCGTGCCGACCTTGCCGGTCTCGGGGAGCGCGCCGTCGACGAACGGGAGCTGGCCCGAGGTGAAGGCCAGATTGCCGCTCACGACGGCGGGCACGTACGCGGCGACGGGCGCGGCGACGGCGGGGAGCTCGAGCCCGAGCTCGGCGAGCCGGGCGGCGACCGTGCCGGTCACTGCTCGCCCTCGAACTGCTTCGCGGCCTCGGCCGCCGCGGCGGCGCCGGCCGACGCGGCCTGCGAGTCACCGCCCCCGACGGGTCGCTTCAGGTAGGCCACGAGCCCGCCCTCCGGACCGCTGACGACCTGCACGAGCTCCCAGCCGTCACGCCCCCAGTTGTTCAGGATCGCCGCCGTGTTGTGGATCAGCAGCGGCGTGGTGACGTACTCCCAGGCGGGCATGTGGCTCCTTCGTCGGGTGGTCTGCCGGAGGTGTGTGGCGGTGGAGCGGTTTGCCAGCCTGCGGCGATAGGCTCCACTATATGTCTGCCCAAAACCGTACCCTGCGCGGTGCCGCCGAAGGCGTGCTCGGCCTCATCGGCCTGAGCGCGCTCGCCGGCGTGCTCGTCACCGCCACGGTCACCCCTGCACTTGCCGTGACCGGTATGGCGGCGAACAGCTCCATCAGCATGTTCGAGAACCTCCCCGGATACCTCGAGATCGACGACCTGTCGCAGAAGTCCACCATCTACGCCAAGTACGGCGCGGACTGGCGACCCATCGCCTCGTTCTTCGACCAGAACCGCGAGGAGGTGGCCTGGGACGACATCAGCCAGTACGTCAAGGACGCCGCGATCTCCGGTGAGGACCCGCGCTTCTACGAGCACGGCGGCGTCGACCTGCAGGGCACGATCCGCGGTGCCGTGAGCACGTACGTGCTGAACCGCGACGTGCAGGGCGGCTCGTCCATCACCCAGCAGTACATCAAGAACGTGCTCATCCAGCAGGG
This portion of the Agromyces rhizosphaerae genome encodes:
- the acs gene encoding acetate--CoA ligase, whose translation is MNVQIDHSLEEIRRFRPSPEFAAQAVAGPELAEAASADRLAFWADQARSLLTWSTPFTRTLDWSNPPFAKWFDDGELNVAANCLDRHVEAGNGDRVALYFEGEPGDSRAITYAELTAEVKRAANVLIGLGVKPGDRVAVYLPLIPEAVIAMLAIARVGAIHSVVFGGFSADSLASRIDDAEASVVITADGGYRKGKVFPLKPTVDEAVAKSAGSVGHVLVVRRGENEVDWVEGRDHWWHELAAEASDEHEAPAFNAEHPLFILYTSGTTGKPKGILHTSGGYLTQAAFTHRNVFDLHPERDVYWCTADVGWITGHSYVVYGPLANGATQVIYEGTPDTPHPGRWWEIIEKYGVTIFYTAPTAIRSFMKAGRQIPQSFNLRTLRVLGSVGEPINPEAWIWYRHVIGGGSIPVVDTWWQTETGAIMISALPGITDLKPGSAQVPVPGISIDVLTDEGDPVDGTSGGLLTVTEPWPSMLRGIWGDPERFQETYWAKFGDRYFAGDGARRDEDGDIWLLGRVDDVMNVSGHRLSTAEIESSLVAHPLTAEAAVVGASDETTGQAVVAFVILKDRQVSAASDTEATSQELRAHVAKEIGAIARPRQVFIVNELPKTRSGKIMRRLLRDLAEGREVGDTTTLADTSIMEIISAQVR
- a CDS encoding RidA family protein yields the protein MTGTVAARLAELGLELPAVAAPVAAYVPAVVSGNLAFTSGQLPFVDGALPETGKVGTGEGQVDADAAKGYARTCILNALAAAESVIGSLDRVTRVVKVTGFVASDPSFTGQPGVINGASELLGEVFGDAGRHARSAVGVPVLPLDSPVEVELVVEFA